The following coding sequences lie in one Rutidosis leptorrhynchoides isolate AG116_Rl617_1_P2 chromosome 4, CSIRO_AGI_Rlap_v1, whole genome shotgun sequence genomic window:
- the LOC139843839 gene encoding protein DMP2 — MDMTTMKNSTLSGIGNLIKLLPTGTVFTFQFLNPVLTNGGQCTTLNKCLTSTLITLCGLSCIFSSFTDSYEDEDGTIRYGIATPNGFWPSPDSSSNVDVSKLKLRIGDFVHAAFVMVVFAAVSLLDNNTVECLYPTFEKNEKTLMMVVPPVIGAISGTVFMVFPNTRHGIGYPSTSTSNKS, encoded by the coding sequence ATGGACATGACCACCATGAAAAACTCTACACTTTCCGGCATCGGAAACCTAATAAAACTCCTCCCAACCGGCACCGTTTTCACATTCCAATTTCTAAACCCGGTCCTAACCAACGGGGGCCAATGCACCACCCTAAACAAATGCCTAACTTCCACTCTCATCACCCTTTGTGGCCTCTCATGCATCTTTTCTTCTTTCACCGATAGTTATGAAGACGAGGACGGAACCATCCGTTATGGAATCGCAACTCCTAACGGATTTTGGCCATCTCCAGACTCGTCTTCAAACGTCGATGTATCGAAACTCAAACTTAGAATAGGAGACTTTGTGCACGCTGCTTTTGTGATGGTGGTTTTTGCGGCTGTTTCTTTGTTAGATAATAATACGGTCGAGTGTTTGTATCCGACGTTTGAGAAGAATGAGAAGACGTTAATGATGGTTGTGCCCCCAGTGATCGGAGCTATTTCGGGGACGGTTTTTATGGTGTTTCCGAATACACGCCATGGAATTGGGTATCCATCTACAAGTACTTCAAACAAAAGCTAA